TACCTGACATAAATGCATATTGCATATCCGTATCAATATTCATTTTTATAACACCGTAACCAATTGCTTCTCTGATTTCTTCTACTGTAGAACCTGATCCACCATGAAAAACAAAATCAATATGATTATGCTCAACACCATATTTTTTGGTAACATATTCTTGTGAATTTCTCAGAATTTTTGGAGTTAATTTTACATTACCTGGTTTATAAACACCATGAACATTACCAAATGCTGCAGCAATAGTAAATTTATCACTTATTTTTGAAAGTTCTTCATATGCATAAGCCACTTCTTCAGGTTGAGTATATAGTTTTGATTCATCAACATCACTATTATCAACACCATCTTCTTCACCACCAGTAATACCTAATTCAATTTCTAACGTCATTCCCATTTTACTCATACGAGTCAAATAAGTTTTACAAATCTCTATGTTTTCCTCAATTGGCTCTTCTGAAAGATCAATCATATGACTACTATACAAAGGCTTGCCTGTTTCTTTAAAATGTTGTTCACTAGCATCTAATAAACCATCAATCCAAGGTAATAATTTTTTTGCACAATGGTCGGTATGTAAAATTACTGGCACACCATAAGCTTCTGCCAATATATGAATATGTTTAGCTCCGGCAATAGCACCTAAAACAGCTGCTTTCTGATTTTCATTACTAAGTCCTTTTCCTGCATTAAATTGAGCACCTCCATTAGAAAATTGGATGATAACTGGAGCATTTAAATCTCTAGCTGTTTCTAGCACACCATTAATAGTGTCTGATCCAATTACGTTAACCGCTGGTAATGCAAATCCTTTTTCCTTTGCATATTTGAAAATCTCTTGTACTTGGTCGCCTGTAGCAACACCTGGTTTTATATTGTGAGCCATAATTTATTTATTATAATTGAAGTGTAAATTTACAAAAATTAAATAGGATGGAAACAGGAGTAGCGGTAAAAATACGAAAACGTTGTATTTTGTATAATTTGTGGTTTTACTTCACTAAAGCACCTGAGATAATCTAAGTTTCTGTTTTAAAATGGGTAATTAATACCAATGTTATATACGGCATTACCAAAGTTATAATTCTTGAACCATTTGTTAGAAGAACCAAGGTATGGTTCATAAGTTTTAAATCCTGCATCTAACCGAAACACTAAAAAACTAAAGTCGTATCTGATACCAAACCCAGAACCCACAGCAATATCTTTTAGAGACGAAAGTCCATTAAACTTTGCTTTGCTATCAGTTATAGATGAGTTGGTTATATCCCAAATATTACCGGCATCAATAAAAAGTGCACTATAAATGTTGTTAACAACCTGAAAACGATATTCTAAATTTGAGGTTAATTTTAAACTACCCACATTAAATTCTAACCCATTGGTTTCAGAACCTGGCCCTAATTTAAAAGTATTCCAAGCTCTTATATCATTAGACCCACCCGCTCTATAACTTCTACTAAATGGTATGGATTCAGAACTACCCATAGGAAAAGCAGCTCCTATAAATGTTCTATGAACTAACGTTGCTTTTGAATTAATGCCCCAATATTTTTTATATTCAACTTCGGTTTTTATATACTGTGCTATTTCTAAACCAAAAAGTTCTTTTTTATTACTCGCAGAAGATTTATTTACAAACATTGATGTAATATTACCTGATGACACTAGCTTAGCAGTAAAACCTGAAAAGCTATTATCAGTAAAACCGTCCCTATTGCTATAATTATAAGTGTAAGACATTACAGGAACCAGTACATCTTCAGTTAAAATACTTCTACGTTCTTCTACATCTTCTGCATTTTCATATTCGGTAGGGTTTGAAACGGAAAATCCTTCATCAGCATCAAGTAAATATTCCAAATAATTTGAAGAGTTTAAATCGCCATCAGAATCATATAAATTTTCTCCACCAACAGTAGTATAGGTTTCATCAGGAACTATAACTTCAGCAATATCATCTAACTTATAAGCTTCAGATTTATAAATAGTAAAATATTTATCAGTTCTTAAATTTTTAATATACTGCATGTTTAGCAGTTCAAACTTATGGTCAGTAGTCTTAGAACTTTTCCAAGTATAATTTAAACCCCCAGTAATGTTTTGTCTATCTAAACCTATATTCCGTTGAAGAGCAATACTTAATTCAACATTGGTTTTGGGTGTCATTCTTTTTGGAATGATACCTTTAGTATTTATTGGAAATAGTATTCTTGGAAACTTTAACGTTGCACTTGAACCAATTTCATAAGCATTGAAAAAACGATCACTATCTGCAATTTCAGCAGCTACATTTAAAAAAGAACCTTGAAATGACACCTCTAATACTTCTGCTCCTCTAAATACATTTCTATTTGACCAAGACACCTTACCCAATATACCAAATGGTTTAATATTAGAGGTAATATACTCATTATCAATTCCAAAAGAGAATTTCTTTTGTGGTGTTAAATATATATTTGATGTAAGCGAACCGTCTTCATTCTCTTCATATTTAATATCTAATGAAGGTTTAAAATTCTGTAAATCTCTTAAATAGGCTCTTGTTAATTGCTGTTCTGTATCTCTATAAATACTATCCTTTTGGATAATAATGGCGTTTGCCAAATATTTAGGGTTGTATGCTAATTTATTGGTTGACTTAAAATTATACCCCTTATAAGATACTGAATCTAGAATCGGTTTATTTTTATCAACAAAAGAAAAATCAGTATAAACATTTACCTTACTTACTTTTCTAATCTTAAAAGGCTCTGTATATACACTATCATTTTTTTCGATAACCCTGTCATTTATCTCTAAAGTAACACTAGTTCTGTAAGGTGATAACCCCAACGTATCTATCCAATACTCCATGTTGTTTTTTCCAAAATAATAAACACCAGAATTTCTAAATATTTCAATTAGACGGTCTTCCTCTTTTTCAAACTTGGTATAATCTATCTGATCTCCAACCTTAACTAATGACTTGCCTCTATACATTTTATATAACGAATCAAGAACGGGCGAGCTAATATCGGTTGTTATACTATCAATAAAATAAGGGTTATTTTTAGTAACCAAATAATCAACAGTAATTTTCTTATTGTCTTTCTTTATTTGTTTAAAACTGACTTCAGCATCAAAATAGCCTTTACTTTGATAATACTTAGTCAAAGAACTTACCGATTTTCTAATTTTTGTGCTGTCAGAAATTACAGGTGCATTGCCGTTTTTTAAAAACCAAACATTAATTCCATTATACGCGTTTTCCATTGCCTTTACTTGTTTTTGAGAAAAGACATTGACTAATTTTCGTTCTTTATTTGGGTTTTTATCTAACCACTCTTGAAACTTTATTTCATAATTTGGTTTTGCAAAATTATAAATATGCAGAGAAATAGGAATTCCGAGTATCTTTGTATTAGGAGTTTGTCTGAGGTAACTAATAACATCAGGGTTGCTAATTTTTTTATCATCTACCACAATTGTGTTTTTTGATAACAGATATTTATCCTGAGGAACCCTTTTGGTTGCAGTACAAGAAATAATTACAACAGTTAATATTATAAATACTATTATTTTAGCAAAATAGTTAAGCAACGTAATTTTCGATTTAAAGGGAATATTTATTAAAACACCAAAAATACTACTATTTAGATGTTAAGCAAAAATGAACATAAGTTAATAACGAGTTTACAACAAAAAAAATACCGAATTCAACACCAATTGTTTGTTGCTGAGGGCGTAAAGGTTGTAAACGAATTTTTAAACTCTAATCTTCAACTCCATAAGTTATTTTGTACTGAAGATTATTCTCATTCCATATCAAAATATGAGCCAGAAATAATTACAGACAAAGAATTATTAAAATTAAGTAAATTATCTACACCAAATAAGGTTATTGCTATTTTTAAAATTCCTTTGGCAAATGCTATAAAGACAGAAGGTTTAACTGTTGCGTTAGACGCAGTTAATGATCCGGGAAATTTAGGAACTATCATTCGCTTATGCGACTGGTTTGGCGTATCTCAACTAATATGCTCTACAGACACTGTTGACTGTTACAATAGCAAAGTGGTACAAGCTACCATGGGCTCATTAACCAGACTGTCAATTGTTTACACTGATTTAAACACATTTTTAAACAATGCAAATAGCCCCATTTATGGTGCCGTAATGGATGGAAAAATGGTATACGATACTGAATTAGATAAAAATGGAATTTTAGTAATGGGTAATGAATCGCAAGGAATTTCAACCGAAATTGAACATTTATTGAGTCAAAAAATAACAATTCCAAAGTTTAGTAAAAACAACACTCCAGAAAGTTTAAATGTAGCAACTGCAACTGCTATATTATTAAATGAATTTAGACGGTAAATGTTTATTCAAAAGTCAAGTTTAAGAAAATCCCTCTTGTCCCATAATAGTCAATAGGTAAAGTCCAAGGACTAGCAGGATTATTATCTCGAACTAATTCATTATTCATTGCAAAAATACCCCTAATAGACGGTGAAAATTTAAAATGTGGTAAATAGAAATCTACCCCTAAACCAACCTCGTACATAAAGTTATTGGTTTTCATTCTAAACTCACCTTCAAAATTATCATCTGAATTTTTCTGATTACTAGAAAAATTATAATCATAAGACACCCCTCCAATTACAAAAGCACGCATATTATCTAAACGATCTGTTCTAAATTGAAGTAAAAGAGGAATTCTAAAATAAGTAGCTGGCACTTTTCTTACCCTATCTTTTTCTGTATCGGGTATGGTTGGGTTAGAAAACGTCAACACTTTAGAGTTACTCGAAAGCCCCGGCTCAAGTCTAACATTTAAATTATCACTAATATTATAGCCTAATACCAGACCAATATTAAAACCATACTTTTCTTCAACGTCTACAAAGGAATTTGCAAGTTCATAACTAACCTTAAAGCCTTTTTTATTGATGCCTAAATAATATCCGTAATGGATTTTTTTCTTATCCTTACTGGGAAGGTTTATTACTTTATCTTTTTGAGCAAATGAATTGCCAATAAAAATTAGTACACTAACTATACATAAAAATGATCTATTCATTCTTTTAATATTTTCATTTTGCAGAATGTGTTTTTACACAAACTTCACATTTACAATATATTACAACAAAACACTGCTTCCAATTTATTTCGTTGCGGTATAAATGGAGGCAGATCCAAAAGTTAGGGGTTTGTTAGTTGCATTATTAAACCCATTTTTCTCTAAAATATTGTTGAAATTTTTTCCATACGGAAAAACTGCAGCAGATTCCGGCAAATATGTGTACGCTCTTTTATCCTTAGACCCTAATTTACCTATGGTTGGGATAATATACTTGGAATAAAAATTAAATAGCTGTTTTACAGGAAATTTTTCAGGTTGTGAAGTTTCTAATACCACAAAAATTCCGTCAGGTTTTAAAACGCGATGAATTTCTTGTAAACCTTTATCTAAATTTTCAAAATTTCGAACACCAAAACCAACGGTAATCGCATCAAAACTATTATCATCAAAAGGTAAGTTTTCAGAATCTCCGATAATCATTTCAATTAATCCGTCAAGATTTTTCTCTTTTACTTTTTTGATTCCAACATCTAACATCCCCTTTGAAATATCTAAACCGACAATTTTCTCTGGCTTTAATTTTGATAACATTATAGCAAAATCACCAGTTCCAGTAGCAATATCAAGTATGGTTTTTGGGTTTTTCTGACCTACAATTTGCACTACTCTTTTACGCCATTTTATATCAATACCAAATGTCATAATTCTGTTTATGAAGTCGTAATTACCAGAAACATTGTCAAACATTTCTGCAACTTGTTCTTTTTTACTTAATTCAGAATCTTTATATGGCGTAACTCTATTAGTCATATTGTAATTTTTGCCCTCCTTGGTTAAACTTTGGAGTATGAAGGTGCAAAGATAATGATTCAAGGCAAACTAACGAACTAATTAATTTTATAAAAACACTTAATAACTCGCTTTAAATAATATAATTAGCTAAACACTTGACAAAGGGTATGTGGATATTGTATATTTGCATTCGTTTTTTTTAACACATTAAAAAACCCTCGTATAACATATGAAATTATCACATTTTAAATTTGAACTTCCAGAAGAGTTATTAGCTAGCTATCCTGCAGAGCAAAGAGATGAAGCAAGATTAATGGTCTTAGACAGAAAAACACAAACAATAGAGCATAAATTATTTAAAGACCTTGTAAACTATTTTGATGAAGGAGACGTAATGGTTTTCAATAACACAAAGGTTTTTCCAGCAAGATTGTATGGTAACAAAGAAAAAACTGGAGCTAGAATTGAAGTTTTTTTATTACGAGAATTAAATGCAGAAAGCCGATTGTGGGATGTCTTAGTTGATCCGGCAAGAAAAATAAGAATAGGAAACAAATTGTTTTTTGGAGACAATGACGATTTAGTAGCAGAGGTTATTGACAACACCACTTCTAGAGGTAGAACATTACGTTTCTTATTTGATGGATCTTACGAAGCATTTAGAAAAAAACTGCAAGAATTAGGAGAAACTCCATTACCAAAATATATTGAAAGAGATGTTGAGCCTTTGGATGATGAGAGATATCAAACAATATATGCAAAACATGAAGGAGCAGTAGCTGCACCAACTGCAGGTCTTCACTTTTCTAGACACCTTTTAAAAAGGCTAGAAATTAAAGGTATTGACTTAGCCGAAGTTACCTTACATGTTGGTTTAGGTACTTTTAACCCTGTTGAAGTAGAAGACTTATCAAAACATAAAATGGATTCTGAGGAAATTGATATTCCTGAAAATGCAGCGAAAGTTATTAATAACGCTATTGACACTAAAAAAAGAGTTGTAGCTATTGGTACAACAGTAATGAGAACTTTAGAGAGCTCGGTTTCTGCCGACCATCATTTAAAACCATATAACGGATGGACTAATAAGTTTATTTTTCCTCCTTATGAGTTTAGTATTGCAGATGCAATGGTTACTAATTTTCATACACCAAAGTCTACTTTAATGATGATGGCTGCAGCTTTTGCTGGACATGATTTTCTAAAAGAAGCCTACGCATTAGCGATTAAAGAAAAATATAATTTTTATTCTTATGGTGATGCCATGTTAATAATATAATTAGATTTTACAGATTAAACTGGAAAGCCTTATATTAGAATAATATGAGGCTTTTTTTTATACCTTTACGGAAATTGTTATATATGCAAAAAATTCTACTTTCACTATTATTATGTATATCTGCACTAGTATCAGCCCAGGTTACCAATGAAGGCGAACCTGTTAGCTGGAGTTTGACGAATACAAAAACAGCTTCTAAATTGATAACGCTACCAAAATTAGATCTAAATCAACTTAGAACCGAAGACCTTAAAAGCGATAAAATAAAAACAAAACCATACAGAATCGGCGTTTCTAATGAAGTTAATTACGGATTAAAAAGTGACGGCATTTGGACAGATTTACCGAACGGAGATCGTATTTGGCAAATTGCATTTGCCTCACCTGAAGCATTGCATTTGAGTGTTAACTTTAATAGTTTTTATTTGCCAGAAGGCAGTACTATTTATTTATACAACAAAGATAGATCAGACCTAATCGGTGCTATAACTTCTAGTGCAAATAATAATAAAAACGAACTTGGTACTTGGTTTGTAAAGGGAGATCATCTATTCGTAGAATATTACGAACCTGAAGAAGTAAAAGGACAAGGTAAATTAAATATTGGCTCAGTAATACATGGTTATAGGTTGGCTGACGAGGTTCAAACCGGTTATGAAAATAAATCAATCTTAAAAATTAACAGTTCTGGAGACTGTAATCTTGATGTTAATTGTGATATTGGATCTGATTTTGAAGCTTATAAAGACGAAATAAAAAAATCAGTCGCATTTTTAAATATGGGCGATGGCTATATTTGCTCAGGTAGTTTAATAAACAATGCAGCTCAAGATAAAAAACCTTACTTTTTGTCAGCGGAACATTGCTTAGAAAGAGAGACCGATGAGACCGCAGCAAATCCTGCATTATTTTCAATGCGTTTTAATTGGATAAGCCCTAATCCCGTTTGTGCAGCTATTACCAATAGTACAGAAACTACAGATGAATTTACTATGATGGGCTCAACATTACGTGCACAATTTGCTGATTCTGATATGCTTTTATTAGAATTAAATAATCCTATTCCAACAGATTGGGATGTTACTTTTGCAGGATGGGATAGAACTGACATTAATCCTACTTTTGAAGTTGGCATTCATCATCCTGAAGGTGATATTATGAAAATATCTAGAGATGATACTGGTGCTATAAAAGCAACTTCTGATGGAAAAGACCTATGGTTAATTGGTGGCTTAAATGATGGAATTGGTACTGGCGATGGTTGGGAGCTAGGAGTAACCGAAGGTGGCTCTTCAGGTTCTCCTCTATTTAATCAAAACGGACATATTATTGGGCAATTATATGGTGGTAATGCAGTTTGCACGGGCACTTCCGATAATGATGATTTTGATTTATATGGACGCTTAGCTATTTCCTGGGATGGTGGTTCTACGGCAGCAACACGATTAAAAGATTGGCTAGACCCCCAATCAAATAACGCAACTACACTAAACAGCTTTTCAAATACATTAGCAGTAATAGATGATGATTTTAGTAATAATATTACATTATATCCAAATCCGTCAAGCGGAATTTTCAAAGTAAAGATTCACGAATTAACAGGTGATCTGACTTATGAAGTTTATAATTTATTAGGTCAAACCTTGGTTATGAATACACCTATTACAAATAATACAATAAACTTGAATAACTTTTCTAATAACATCTATTTTATCAGAATAACAGAAACAGAAACCAATAACACCTTAGTTAAAAAGGTTGTTTTAAGTAAATAATGAAGAAAAAACAAGACATAAGAGCCCTAACCAAAGAACAACTTCGAAACTTCTTTACCGAAAATAACGACAAAGCTTTTCGAGGTAATCAGGTATACGAATGGTTATGGCATAAAGCATCGCACTCTTTTGATGATATGACCAATTTATCAAAAGAAACAAGAACGATGTTACAGGATAATTTTGTTATCAATCATATTGAAGTTGATCAGATGCAACGTTCTAATGATGGCACCATAAAAAATGCCATTAAGTTGCATGATAATATGATTGTAGAATCTGTTTTAATACCTACTGACACCAGAACTACAGCTTGTGTTTCTAGTCAAGTAGGTTGCAGTTTAGATTGTAATTTTTGTGCTACAGCTCGTTTAAAACGTATGCGGAACCTTAACCCCGATGAAATATACGATCAAGTAGTTGCTATTGACAAACAAAGTAGATTATACCACAAACATAAATTATCAAACATTGTATTTATGGGTATGGGTGAACCCCTTTTAAACTATAAAAATGTATTAGCTTCAATAGAAAAAATTACATCTGATGAAGGCTTAGGTATGTCGCCCAAAAGAATTACCCTATCTACTGTTGGAATACCAAAAATGATTAAAAAATTAGCAGATGATGAAGTGAAATTTAATTTGGCTGTTTCTTTACATTCTGGCATAGACGAAGTTCGTTCTAAAATGATGCCGATAAACGAAAAAAGTAACTTAGCGGAGTTATTAGAGTCATTACAATATTGGTATGCAAAAACGAATCAAAAAATTACTTTTGAATATGTAATTTGGAAAGGTATAAATGATACTCAAATAGATGCTAACGCCTTGGTAGATTACTGCAAGAAAGTGCCTTCTAAGGTAAATTTAATAGAATATAACGCTATTGATGATGGAGAGTTTCAACAAGCCTCTGTTGCTGCTACTGACATGTATGTCAGAACTTTAGAAGCTAACCGAATTGTAGTTAACGTACGTCGAAGTCGTGGTAAGGATATTGATGCTGCCTGTGGGCAACTGGCCAATAAAAGTTAAAGATCTCACAGACCCAAAGCGTTGAGACTGTGAGATCTTACAACCTAGAATTTTAATGTAACCCCTACCAAAAAGTTAGTAGTTGCCTGCGGATAATATCCTGCTCCCTCTATAGTTGTGGTCTGATTTGGGACTGACCAAGTATCATCATACGTATAATAATAGCCATTAGAAACATACTTTTTGTTAAAAATATTATTTACCAAAGCTGAAAATACAATAGACTTGAATATACTTTTAGGTTTCAGTTCATAAAATAAATTAAAATCACTTACAAAGTAGCTATCTAACTTCGATGTATCTGAATCCGTATTCCCCATGTACTGTTGACCAATATATTTACTTAAAAAAGAGATTTGTAAATTATTTAAGGGTCTATATACAAAAGCATTTGAAGCCACAATATCTGGTGAAAAAGAAATATTTGTTTTCCCTAAATTCACTAATTCTCCATCCAATTGCGTCTTATATTTAATATTTTTATTAGTACTTAATGCAACTGCAGGTTGAATAGCAAATTGATCTAAAAATTGAATTTGTGCGTCAATTTCTAGTCCCAAACGGTAACTCTCTCCACTATTTGCTCTAATAGGTGAACCTACATCGTCCAGGGCTCCTGTTAAAACCAACTGCTCATTATAAAGCATATAGTATATATTACTATTTACTTTTATATTTCCTTTATCATACCTCCAGCCTAATTCGAAATCATTTAATTGTTCTGGCTTAACATTCGCATTGGCTTCAAAATCATCTTTATTAGGCTCTCTATTAGCTCTTGCATAGGAAAAATATAGATTATTTTCTGGATTTAAAAAATAAGTAACCCCCGCTTTCGGGTTAAAAAAGTTATAATTTTTATCAATAACTAAAGGAACTCTATCAGAGTTTAATCCAGATGTTTCATAATCTACCATTCGCAATTGCAAATCACCAAAGAGACTGAATTTGTCATTTAATTTATAAGTAGCTTTTGTAAATAAACTAAAATCTTTTTTAGTTCCATTACCATCATAATAACGATGATTAATTGAATTATCACCAGAAAATTGAGCCCAAATCACTTTACCAAAATGATCTCCATCATAGTAACTATATGAACCTCCTGCCGTAATATTTAAATTATCCTTTTTATAATTTACAGAAGCATTTGCCACGTAAAAATCATTATCTAACCATTTACGTCTAACCAAATCTGTTTCATCAATAACCGTAGCACCAACATTAATTTCAGCCAAACCATAATCAGAAAAACTCTCCTCTTCCTTGTATTGTTCATAATAACCTCGTCCGTAGGTGTAATTAAGTCCAATGTTTGTTGACCAGTTATTAGTTATATGCTGGTTCCAATGCAATTGAAAATGGTCTTGCTTATAATCGTCAACTTCATTTTCATAAAATTGTGGATTTCCATTAACATCCATGTAGCTTCCTGATATGTTATAGGTTCTATTATTCTCTAAAACATCTAAATCTTCTATTCCGTTCCAAGCTAAATAAGTGTTTTCATGCCCACCAAAAACTACCGCTTTTAATAATGTATTATCATCTACATAGGCTGCTTGTAAAAAGTAAGATTTTAAATTGGCCTGAGCTCTATCAACATAGCCATCAGATTTAATCTGCGATAAACGTCCTGCAAATTCAATATGATCATTCAGCAAACCTGTACTAAATTTTACGGTATGTTTACGGGTATTAAAACTTCCAAAAGAATTAGAAATTTCACCATTTGCACTCTCAGAAATTGCATCTGTTAACACATTTATACTTGCACCAAATGCACCAGATCCATTTGTAGAGGTACCCACACCACGTTGTAATTGTAAATTTTCTACTGACGAAGAAAAGTCAGGCAAATTAACCCAAAAAGTACCTAAAGACTCTTGGTCATTATAAGGAATGCCATTAATAGTAATGTTAGTGGATTGTGCACTAACACCACGCACTCGAATACCAGTGTAACCAATACCAGCACCAGCATCACTAGTGGTTACTACTGAAGGCATATAATTCATTAAAATAGGAATGTCTTGACCTAAATTACGTTTCTCAATTTCTACTTTCTCAAGATTTGAATGCGTTATCGGAGATGTAGCATCAACGCGTACCGCTTTTACCAATACTTCGTCTAGTAACTTTGGATTTTCGGAAATTTTTATGTCTAGTTCTTTATCTGCATAGAGATAAAATGATTTTGAAATAGACTGCCCCATAAAACTAAAAACCAACGTATACTGACCTTTACTCAGCTTTAATTTATAAAAACCTTTAAGATCAGTGGCAGTACCACTTTTTGTGTCTTTAATTAATACGGTTGTGCCTGGTAAGGGCTGTTCATTTTGATCAAGAACGTTACCCGAAACGGTAAATTCTTGCCCGTAAGCATAAAACGACAGCACAAAAAGAAATGCGAATAGAAATAAATTTTTCATACGATTAAGTATAGTTTTAAATAATTAATCGAATAAAAAGAGGCAATTATTCTTCAGTTTATATAATTGATTTTTTTGAAGCCATAACTTCACATGAACAATAAAAAGCACAAATCACGCTTTTATTGTCAACTTCCCTAAACAGCATTATCTGTTCTAGGTTCAATGGGTATAATCTCAGCCGATATTAGGCACCCCTTTATTGAGACAATGCAAATGTAAAGTAGAATTATCAATTACTAACAATCATTTATATTTATTTTTTAAAATAATTAATATAAACTGCTTAAAATGAAGAAATGTAAGTTCAATAATATTTATATTGAAAATACAATAAATAGATAATAATTATCTTAAAAAATATAACTATCGATAAAAAGGGCATCCATACACCAAACATTTATCAACAACACTTTATAAACGGTTGAAAAGTTAATGTTTTCTTAAAGTTGCAATTGTTTTAAAAACATTATTTTTGCACGGTAAAATTTAAAACTAATTCAATTTACGCACATGAAAAAAATTACTCAATTATGTTTGATGTTATTGTTTTTTGTAATGTCATCAGCAATTTATGCACAAACCATTACAGGTACTGTTCAAGATGAATCAGGGCCTTTACCTGGAGCCAATATTTTGGAAAAGGGAACTACTAATGGTACTACAACAGATTTTGACGGAAAATTTTCGTTAAACGTTAAAGGAGGTTCAGGATCAATTGTACTTTCTTTTGTTGGTTTCTCAAATAAAACAGTAAAATTTACTGTTGCATCAGGTGAAACTAAAGATTTAGGAACAATTACATTAACTTCAGACAATGCCTTAGATGAAGTTATACTTGTAGGAGTTGCTGATATTGCTAAAGAAAGACAAACTCCTGTTGCGGTTTCTACAATTAAAGCATTGGAGATTCAAGAATCTTTAGGAACCAAAGAATTTCCAGAAATTTTAAGTTCAACACCTTCAGTTTATGCTACAAAACAAGGTGGAGGTTATGGAGATTCAAGAATCAACATTCGTGGTTTTGATCAACGAAATACAGCTGTTATGGTTAATGGTATGCCCGTTAACGATATGGAAAATGGCTGGGTATATTGGTCTAACTGGGCTGGTTTATCAGACGTTACTTCTGCAATGCAAGTTCAAAGAGGTTTAGGTTCATCAAAATTGGCTATTTCGTCAGTTGGTGGTACAATAAACATTTTAACAAGAGCTTCAGACAAATCTGAAGGTGGTTCTATTACAGGATCATATGGTCATGACAACTCAATAAACACCATGGTATCTTACAACACTGGAAGATTAGATAATGGCTTGTCTGTTTCGGCTTTAGTAGGTAGAAAAACAGGTGATGGTTAT
The nucleotide sequence above comes from Aureibaculum algae. Encoded proteins:
- a CDS encoding TonB-dependent receptor yields the protein MKNLFLFAFLFVLSFYAYGQEFTVSGNVLDQNEQPLPGTTVLIKDTKSGTATDLKGFYKLKLSKGQYTLVFSFMGQSISKSFYLYADKELDIKISENPKLLDEVLVKAVRVDATSPITHSNLEKVEIEKRNLGQDIPILMNYMPSVVTTSDAGAGIGYTGIRVRGVSAQSTNITINGIPYNDQESLGTFWVNLPDFSSSVENLQLQRGVGTSTNGSGAFGASINVLTDAISESANGEISNSFGSFNTRKHTVKFSTGLLNDHIEFAGRLSQIKSDGYVDRAQANLKSYFLQAAYVDDNTLLKAVVFGGHENTYLAWNGIEDLDVLENNRTYNISGSYMDVNGNPQFYENEVDDYKQDHFQLHWNQHITNNWSTNIGLNYTYGRGYYEQYKEEESFSDYGLAEINVGATVIDETDLVRRKWLDNDFYVANASVNYKKDNLNITAGGSYSYYDGDHFGKVIWAQFSGDNSINHRYYDGNGTKKDFSLFTKATYKLNDKFSLFGDLQLRMVDYETSGLNSDRVPLVIDKNYNFFNPKAGVTYFLNPENNLYFSYARANREPNKDDFEANANVKPEQLNDFELGWRYDKGNIKVNSNIYYMLYNEQLVLTGALDDVGSPIRANSGESYRLGLEIDAQIQFLDQFAIQPAVALSTNKNIKYKTQLDGELVNLGKTNISFSPDIVASNAFVYRPLNNLQISFLSKYIGQQYMGNTDSDTSKLDSYFVSDFNLFYELKPKSIFKSIVFSALVNNIFNKKYVSNGYYYTYDDTWSVPNQTTTIEGAGYYPQATTNFLVGVTLKF
- the rlmN gene encoding 23S rRNA (adenine(2503)-C(2))-methyltransferase RlmN gives rise to the protein MKKKQDIRALTKEQLRNFFTENNDKAFRGNQVYEWLWHKASHSFDDMTNLSKETRTMLQDNFVINHIEVDQMQRSNDGTIKNAIKLHDNMIVESVLIPTDTRTTACVSSQVGCSLDCNFCATARLKRMRNLNPDEIYDQVVAIDKQSRLYHKHKLSNIVFMGMGEPLLNYKNVLASIEKITSDEGLGMSPKRITLSTVGIPKMIKKLADDEVKFNLAVSLHSGIDEVRSKMMPINEKSNLAELLESLQYWYAKTNQKITFEYVIWKGINDTQIDANALVDYCKKVPSKVNLIEYNAIDDGEFQQASVAATDMYVRTLEANRIVVNVRRSRGKDIDAACGQLANKS
- a CDS encoding T9SS type A sorting domain-containing protein is translated as MQKILLSLLLCISALVSAQVTNEGEPVSWSLTNTKTASKLITLPKLDLNQLRTEDLKSDKIKTKPYRIGVSNEVNYGLKSDGIWTDLPNGDRIWQIAFASPEALHLSVNFNSFYLPEGSTIYLYNKDRSDLIGAITSSANNNKNELGTWFVKGDHLFVEYYEPEEVKGQGKLNIGSVIHGYRLADEVQTGYENKSILKINSSGDCNLDVNCDIGSDFEAYKDEIKKSVAFLNMGDGYICSGSLINNAAQDKKPYFLSAEHCLERETDETAANPALFSMRFNWISPNPVCAAITNSTETTDEFTMMGSTLRAQFADSDMLLLELNNPIPTDWDVTFAGWDRTDINPTFEVGIHHPEGDIMKISRDDTGAIKATSDGKDLWLIGGLNDGIGTGDGWELGVTEGGSSGSPLFNQNGHIIGQLYGGNAVCTGTSDNDDFDLYGRLAISWDGGSTAATRLKDWLDPQSNNATTLNSFSNTLAVIDDDFSNNITLYPNPSSGIFKVKIHELTGDLTYEVYNLLGQTLVMNTPITNNTINLNNFSNNIYFIRITETETNNTLVKKVVLSK
- the queA gene encoding tRNA preQ1(34) S-adenosylmethionine ribosyltransferase-isomerase QueA, producing the protein MKLSHFKFELPEELLASYPAEQRDEARLMVLDRKTQTIEHKLFKDLVNYFDEGDVMVFNNTKVFPARLYGNKEKTGARIEVFLLRELNAESRLWDVLVDPARKIRIGNKLFFGDNDDLVAEVIDNTTSRGRTLRFLFDGSYEAFRKKLQELGETPLPKYIERDVEPLDDERYQTIYAKHEGAVAAPTAGLHFSRHLLKRLEIKGIDLAEVTLHVGLGTFNPVEVEDLSKHKMDSEEIDIPENAAKVINNAIDTKKRVVAIGTTVMRTLESSVSADHHLKPYNGWTNKFIFPPYEFSIADAMVTNFHTPKSTLMMMAAAFAGHDFLKEAYALAIKEKYNFYSYGDAMLII